A single Candidatus Rubidus massiliensis DNA region contains:
- a CDS encoding DNA binding domain, excisionase family has product MEKIDDYLQINEAAAYLGISPSTLRNWEKQGKLSTHRNPINSYRLYKKKDLENLLKSIRNSSTSK; this is encoded by the coding sequence ATGGAGAAGATTGACGATTATCTACAGATCAATGAAGCCGCAGCCTATTTGGGCATTTCACCCAGCACTTTGCGTAACTGGGAAAAGCAAGGAAAGCTCTCAACTCATCGCAATCCTATCAATAGCTATCGCCTTTACAAGAAAAAAGACCTTGAAAATCTTCTAAAGTCCATACGCAACTCAAGCACCTCTAAATAA
- a CDS encoding Divergent AAA domain protein, translated as MDLLEFEELLNLIQNSDESERVEVKRSAEKIGDSALETISAFSNEPGLGGGYLVLGLTKNDSNKTPRYIVTGVSDPDKLQSELVTLCRQNFNKPIRPAIDVLMHPQGPIIVAYISEAETYEKPIFIKSRGIEKGAYRRIGPTDQLCTQEDLDMLYQLRSQKKFDKTVLEEASWKDFDPQAIAAYRVYRKEVNAKAKELVWNDQELMIALRAAVEIKNVIKPTVAGIILFGTEMALRRLFPISSRIDYITVEGREWVPHPEKRYSQCYEFGEALVLAIPRVIANIMRDIPQAFSMQPNSIFRKDIPLIPDVVIREAVCNCVMHRDYRAGQTIQIIRYANRIEFLNPGYSLKPEDQLGLPGSITRNDQIAEVLHDLQIAEVKGTGIRTMREAMREANLSVPFFESDRAANKFTLTLLTHHFFDEKDIEWLKNFKECDLTDEEARTLIVVREMGAITNADYRNINCVETLAASASLRRLRDLGLLEQKGRSNATYYVPTNKLLTGPIKSNLQSSNLPSSVELTPKISALSSEFPSLSSELAALPSDLQSELKVVGKRVNPQKMKELVKRLCAIQPWKLPELAQLLHRHANYIRQNYLLPLIESNELEYVFPHQPNHPQQAYRTKK; from the coding sequence ATGGATCTACTAGAATTTGAAGAGCTCTTGAATCTCATACAGAATAGCGATGAATCAGAAAGAGTTGAAGTCAAACGATCGGCGGAAAAAATTGGGGATAGCGCTTTAGAAACGATTTCTGCTTTTAGCAATGAGCCTGGCTTAGGCGGTGGTTATCTGGTTCTTGGACTTACAAAGAACGATTCTAATAAGACTCCTCGCTATATAGTCACTGGAGTATCTGATCCTGATAAGCTCCAAAGTGAACTCGTTACTTTATGTCGTCAGAACTTTAATAAGCCGATTCGTCCGGCGATAGATGTTCTCATGCATCCTCAAGGACCTATTATTGTTGCGTATATTTCTGAAGCTGAGACTTATGAGAAACCCATTTTCATTAAAAGTCGAGGAATAGAGAAGGGCGCTTATCGGAGAATTGGACCTACAGATCAATTATGCACTCAAGAAGATCTTGACATGCTTTACCAGCTCAGATCTCAGAAAAAGTTTGATAAAACAGTATTAGAGGAGGCATCTTGGAAAGATTTTGATCCACAAGCCATAGCGGCCTATCGTGTGTATCGAAAAGAGGTGAATGCTAAGGCTAAAGAGCTTGTATGGAATGATCAAGAACTCATGATTGCCTTAAGAGCTGCCGTTGAGATCAAGAACGTGATTAAACCAACAGTGGCGGGGATTATCCTGTTCGGAACTGAAATGGCTCTGCGTCGATTGTTTCCAATCTCATCGAGAATCGATTATATCACTGTCGAAGGAAGAGAATGGGTGCCGCATCCTGAAAAACGCTATTCGCAATGTTATGAATTTGGCGAGGCACTTGTGTTGGCCATCCCTCGTGTGATTGCAAATATTATGCGAGATATTCCTCAAGCTTTTTCAATGCAGCCAAACAGCATCTTCCGTAAAGACATTCCTCTAATCCCTGATGTTGTTATTAGGGAAGCTGTGTGTAATTGTGTCATGCATCGTGACTATCGAGCAGGTCAAACGATTCAAATTATCCGCTATGCAAATCGCATCGAATTTTTGAATCCCGGTTATTCGTTGAAGCCTGAGGATCAACTTGGACTTCCTGGATCAATTACGCGTAACGATCAGATCGCTGAAGTGCTGCATGACTTACAAATTGCCGAAGTAAAGGGCACGGGGATTCGGACAATGCGCGAAGCAATGCGAGAGGCTAATCTATCAGTGCCCTTTTTTGAGTCCGATCGAGCAGCCAATAAATTCACACTGACATTACTGACACATCACTTTTTTGATGAAAAAGACATTGAATGGCTTAAAAATTTTAAGGAGTGCGATCTCACGGATGAGGAAGCTCGGACTCTCATAGTGGTCAGGGAAATGGGAGCGATCACTAATGCCGATTATCGAAACATCAACTGTGTTGAAACCTTAGCAGCCAGTGCAAGTTTGAGACGCCTGAGGGATCTGGGTCTTCTGGAACAAAAGGGGCGGAGCAATGCTACTTATTATGTCCCTACGAATAAATTATTAACCGGTCCTATAAAATCTAACCTTCAGAGTTCAAACCTACCCAGCTCGGTTGAGTTAACTCCGAAGATAAGCGCCTTATCTTCAGAGTTCCCATCGTTATCTTCGGAGTTAGCCGCCTTACCTTCGGACCTTCAAAGTGAACTAAAAGTAGTAGGAAAGCGAGTTAATCCTCAGAAAATGAAGGAATTAGTTAAACGTCTTTGTGCCATTCAACCATGGAAGCTTCCAGAACTGGCGCAACTACTCCATCGGCATGCAAACTATATTAGACAAAACTATCTTTTGCCTCTTATTGAGTCAAATGAGCTTGAATATGTGTTTCCTCATCAACCCAATCATCCCCAACAAGCTTATCGGACAAAAAAATAA